GAACGGGGTAGGAAAGAAGCGTCCACTTTCGGCTGTAGGACCAGGGGGGGGTCCGTCTAGATTCGGGTTTATGATCGCAGCCGGGCCTTGTGAGGATTCCAAACCGCTCACGGGCTCATCTGCGTGGTCGGTCATATCGTCCATGAAGTTATAATCGACAGTGCAGATACCGCATATTCTTAGGTGATGAGCGTTGCACACTAAACCACCGCTGGGGAGTTCGACAGAGCTGTCTGGACGAAAGGacatgatggtgttgatgttgtcaGTGTTATCAGTGTTGTGAGTTCTTGGAGGAAGGAAAACACAATAAATGCGGAAGCTATGCGCACGTGCAGGCTACCGGTGCCTGCCTTTCCAATTGCACCCATCAACACAACGTCTTGAAGATTGAAGGTCTACCATCTTTGGGAAATGGATAAGGGCCATTTATAATGGTATACCAACGCTAGCAATTAGCGAGGGGTTCGTGTAACCTGGCGGTGCAAACGGCGGTGCCTGGCACCTTGATGACTTTGGTGAATGTGGACAGTAATGAGGGTGGATGACGAAGGAAAGTCCAAATATACACTTGAGAGACCAACTGGGAGGGTGCAGTATAACAGTAAATCCATCAAGTGGGCATCAAGCATCCATCTAACCCGTTTAGGAAAACAGTGCTAAGATTAGTAATACACAATGCATGCAAATAATGCATCCGAATAATGCACTCGCAGCCCCTCTTGTCTGCAAGGCTTGTCTGATCTAGACCTTTACATATCTTTAAATACCCAAGTGTCATGGTTTTCCCCGGCAGACGCAGCACTGGCTGCTATACGTGTCGCCagcgcaaggtcaaggtaAATGCCGAGGAGACTAATGAGGGCCTGGTATTGATTCGATGCAGTGCGATGCTACGCGCCCTGTGTGTAACCGATGTACGCGATTTGGGCGCACTTGTCCCGGCTATCCTGACACCTTTGCGTTTAAATCCTTCGATGGCGTGTCGAACCGCCTATCCTCAGTCCCCGAATCGGATAGCACACTACAGATGGAACCTCGCACCGACCAGGATGCACTTGCATCAGTAGCAAATGTTGATCTCCAGCTGCATACCGCGTATCCACCATCTCTGCCCCAGTATATCCCGACCACTTGCACGGATTCCTCCTcacttgctttctttttccatcaTCACGTATTAATCGTCGACAAGTCGCCCTGTGGCGGCCATCTTGCCTTTCTACCGGAATTTTAccaggaaaaagaaacagtgccctgcctcaggcacgcCATTCTAAGTATCGGCTATCTCTCTCTGTTCAAGACGCATCGGTCGCGCATCTTCTGGGTCCAGGCGGCAAGGAATTACAGtgctgcgctggctgctctcgctgcagcGATCGAGACGACCGAGTCGGCTGTTCGAGATGAGGTCTTTGCTTCGGCTTTGTTTCTAAGCATGTTTACGGTACGGATGCCCACCGGATATACTGACGACTGGCTCTGACAATATGTAAGGATCTGGACAGTACGCAGAGAACACGGGTAAACGCTCATATCCCTGGTGTTTATGCGTTGATACAGGCGCGAGGCACTGCTTCGCTAAGCGGGAAATACGCCCGGCGTCTCCTTGCTTGGGCGTTTAATCAACTAGTATGCACCACCTGATGGACTGAAGGTGTACAGCTGACAATGGTATTCAGCAAACACAGGCAATGGCGAATAATGAATATGGGTATTCGTACTTTCCATCGCTCTTCCAGGACATACACAGACCAGACAGCGTTTGCCGAGCAATCAGTTTGGTCAATGCGATTTCAGGATTCTGCCAGTCTACCACGGACGCAAAGAACCTACAGGGATCGCGTTCCACGTTTGCCGCTGATGCTGAGAATGTCTTGAATGAAATTGTCAGATGGGAACAGAGTCTCCCCGGGCACTGGAAGCGACAGCTTCAGGAAATGAAGCGTACTGATATACCATGTACCGAAAGAGTTAGCAGTCTCAATACCTGGACTGCGTGCTTCTTGGCTCTCATCAACTCAAGCATCCTCACGTTCTACATCCAATACTTGGATCTGTGCGCCAGTTCCCTACCCTACTGCGATGCCGTTATAGAGCCCAACCTGCCATTTTACCACTCCAACATCCCACAGCGGATCGCAGACtcaattaatattatctgcTCCTCAGTCCGCTACACATTAGGCGATTTTAACGCCAGCTTGCAGTTCCAACCATTGGAGCATGTTAGTCATGGCGTCACCTACAATCTACACTGGCCGACGTCGCTTGTTTCCAACTGTCCCTTTGCATCGCCGGACCAGGTCTCTCTTTGCACAGAAGCACTGCGGCATACCGAAGGCACATGAAGATTCCATCGCCATTTACCCAGGTCGAGGGAATCCTGATCGGCAGCCAAATCCTAGAGCCACCATTCCGGTCCGGACAACCAAGTCACGGCGGAACATCGGAAATTTTGCTCACAACGTCAGGCCATCTCAGTCTGAAACTGCGCCCAATTTTGCGGGTCCCCACAGTCAAAACGAAAAGAAGAGCCGGCGCAGATTTCCCGAAATGGGACGACTTTGCGAGTGGATCCACTTGTTGATAATCTTATCTCCGAGACCCACTCCTATACATGCAGTACAACGACGAGTTGATGGAGCAATGTTTGATTTGTTTATACGAGAACCGAGTGTAAATATCTGATGTAAATTCCTCGTCATTGTTTAACTATTCTAACCTTCTAAACACTCCTACAGATCAATTCCATACAGGTCCCCAGTAGTCCCCCCCTGCTCCATAGGCCTTGGTAAACTTCTGACATTTTGGCCTCTCATAATCCTCCTGAGAACCCTGCGGCCAGATCGGAACAGCGCAGAATTCAGTATCCTTACACCCGCGACACTCTTTCCATGCTGTCCAGTCAAGATACGCCATTAACTCCCGGATCGCAGAGGAAACAACTTCTTTATCCATCTCATCCCTTAGCTCCAAGAGCGTAGAGCATATCCTGTGGCTTACTGTGTATATCGCCCGATGTGCAAGGGACGAGTTGCCGTCCGGCATTGAGACGAACTGCGTTGCACAAAGCGATACTGATTCATCGATATCAGACCCGTCGAACGGTGCCATTATCCTGGTAATTTCCAAACCGGCATTCACCTTCTGGTGATGATGCTTGTTCTTCCGAAGCAACCCGCGCAGTAATGGGGCGTACTTGTCAACGACCAGATCTGCAATCGCCTGCCAATTGACTGTCCCGGCGTTGACTTCGTGCTCCATGACGAGGTTGGTCAGATTATCCCGTAGTGGCTCGAGACTCTCTGTCGAGAGGTGCTGTAACCGCGGACCCTTGCTCTCCGAAGGACACAGATCAAGATGATGGGTATATGCCGTGACAAAGTGGTCATAGTTAAGCCGGACCCTCTCGCCGCCGATACCATGAAACCGAGAGGTCACTGCTCTCATCAGCTCAGCCGGTTTTCCTTTTCCACGGggctttccctttccctttccatctttatttttagatcTTGTATCGTGGGAATCCTTATCCTTATCCCTATCCTGACCCTTAACAGCCATAACCCGTACAGAAACCAAATTCACTTCAGGATCGCAGAGAATAATCTCAAACCCGGCAGCCATCCGAACCACCCCATCGATTCGGCCCTGCCAGCTATCCTTCGCGATATGACAAACTGTCCGCGCacgctgctcctccatcccaACACCGCCAGCGATTGTATCATTAAACAGGATGCGATCCTGCGAGTCCAGCGTTCCGATTCTTGACTTCCCCGTAGACGTACCATCAATGTAAACGAGTCGAAGATCCTTCGCAGTGCGATACGTGTGCAGGAATCCAAAAGATCCCTCCTCTGCAGTTCCACCAGATGCAGCGAGAGGAACTTGATCTGTTTGACCGGGGCTTATATCCTGACTACGACGGCCTCGTGACGGCCGCGCAAAGACCATCGCATGTTCAGGCTCAAATGCCATCCAGCCGACGTCCTTAAGGAGATCTGGACTCGCGCTGCCGTGGTAAAGCGGGATACCCTGGGGAACggtggcgaggaagaaagacATGCCGTTGTGGTGGAGGGAGGAGCCGAATTGGCGCATGGAGGcgtggatggagttgaagatGTGGTTTGCATTTTGTAAGGGTTCTTTGGTAGCGGTGACGAGGGTTGCTGAAAGGAGGAGTGCTATTGCTGGGAGTTTCATGGTGGGCTGGGTAATGATACTGAGGATGGGATGGCGGTTTGGGACGAGATGCTAGATAAGGGGCCTGTTTCAGTTGAACACTTGAACAGCCTGCCAGCCTGCTATTCCTCTCCACAATAACTCCTCCAGTTAGAATACTGTCTGTCGTGGGGATTTCTTATGGCCGAGCTGCGGTGGGGGCTCGGAGTTAACCCTAACAGTTACAAGCCACAACACAGTCTGAAGCAGGGATCTGCAGGCACCCGTGAATAACTAACCTCTGGATATCCGCGGGAGAGCAGGTAATGCGTAATGCTTCCGGAGGAGATCTCGAAATAGGAAACAAGTTACGTGGACTACCTAGCACTGGCTTCCAACGGTCCCGAGTGCTGCTGTTGACTGGGCTATATAAAGGTCAACGTCCCAGGCACAGTGGTGATCTTTATCAAATATACTCCAAAGACTCGGGTAACATCAACAGGTATGATGGTGCCCTACTCCTGGACGGCCCTTGCGCTGGCCTTGTCTGCTTCTTTTATCCCAGCCCACGCACAGCTTTACGACAAAGTCATACGGACCGAATATGGCCCCGTCAAAGGCTACAGTTATTTCAACCAGTCCACTCTTGAAGAGAACTGGGGCGTCTCCGAAAGCAACGTTGCTGCCTTCTTAAGCATTCCATTTGCCGCCGATACCTCGTACACAAACCGCTGGAAACCACCCCAGCCGCGCGAGCCCTGGAACGAAACGTATATCGCCGATACCTGGGGCCCAGGATGCCCTACCAGCCACGCAACGGACTACAGCGAAGACTGCCTCACAGTCAACATATGGACCGGCGCCGATTCTGCCTCCGACAAGCTTCCCGTTGTAGTATACAACCAGGGCAGCGACGAGCCCAGCAACGACCCTGTGTATTACGGCGGTGGTCTCGCCCGTAAAGGAGTCGTCGCTGTTACCTTCAACCGCCGCGATGATGTCTTTGGATACCTTGCCCATCCCGAGCTGAATGCCGAGTCCGTCGATAGAAACGGGCACAGCTCTTCCGGGAACTACGGTATTCTGGATTTCCTGGAACTGCTGCACTGGGTGCAGAGGAATATCGAGCACTTCGGCGGTGATCCCAGCCGCGTCACTATTGTCGGTCAGTCGTTCGGTTCGGCTCAGGTATACCATGCAGTCAACAGCAAGCTCTTCAAGGGTCTCTTCCACGCTGCCATTGCGGAGAGTGGTGTGCGCTATCCATATGATACTCTCCTCGCCGGACTAGCGGACTCGTACGTGACGATGCCCAAGGCTATCGAGAATGGAATCAACTACACCGCGGCACACAACGCCTCCTCCATTGAAGAACTGCGCCAGCTATCTACTGAAGAGATCCTGGTCGGCTCAGGGGATCGAACCACCTCCGCAGACTACTGGTGGGTTACAGCCCTGTCGACCATGTACCCTCTCATCTACAAGCCCGTGCTAGACGGCTACGTGCTGCCCGAGAAATACATCGACAGTCTCCGCAACGGCCCAGCAAACGACGTCCCCTTCATCACAGGTAACAACAAAGACGAGAGCGGCGCAGCTCTATCAACAAATTACTCCGCCGCAGAATACAAAACCTACTGTACCCTGAAGTACGGCAATCTCTCCCAGGAATACTTCACGCTGTACCCCGGCAGAAACATCACAGAGGCAAGCCTGGCTTGGAATGCCGCTGCGAGGGATACATCGCTTGCCTCGTCGTGGGCGTTCGCGAGGGACTGGGCGAAATCCGCATCGAGCCCTTTCTATACGTACTACTGGGACCATGCGCCCCCTTCGCAGGATCAGGGCGCGTACCATGCGTCCGAGCTGTACTACGCCTTGGATACTCTGTATGCGAGCTCCAACGACCACGCCTGGACATGGTATGACTATCACGTTGCGGAAATCATGTCCAGCTACTGGGTGAATTTTGCGAAGACGGGGGATCCGAATCTCGGTGGGACTTATCCGTTTGAGAACCTGACGCACTGGGCGCCGGTGGATGGAGAGTCGCAGACTGTGTTTCATGTTGGTCAGGGCTTTGGTGATGTTCCGTTGGCGAAGCCCAGGCAGGTGGATTTGATTTTGAAGTACTTTGCTCAGCAGACTCCGTACTAGCTGTCTTGACGGGGATTTGGTTTGCAGTAGGGTAGGGAATAAGTAGGTATTCGTCTGTATTGTTAAAACATCTTATTATTCTGGTCCAGACTTCTCTCTGCTCAAGCCTAAATGTTCTCCCCGATTCCTCCCGTAACCactgttggagatagctggctggccaccagccttgcaaggtcttttggtgcaGAGGTTTAGCGTCTCATTACACTTTGAACAGTATGTGATGGTGTGAGTGGGGGGGGGTTTTTTGAGGAAGGACaaacaggaagaagaaagaagttgaaaaaggaggaaaagaagaacagaagaggaaaggaagggaaaggaaggtCAATGCAAGTTGCCAGCATCTTCTACCAAACACAAGTCCCTTAACTGGGCCTTTACCCAGCCAATCATCTACTGAATATTATACGTTTCTAAATGACTGGCTCCCAAAACCTTTCTGTTACACTTCAAACCAGCctatatcaatatcaacagcTTACTGGACCGACCCTGGTCATGCCACTCATTTTATGCTTATTATATGGTAACACCCATCGAACCATCTCTTTTGGACCTGTATTCCTTGCTTACATATAGAGTTGATCAAGTCATTTATATTGACCATGTCCGTGAAATTTTCAACTCTCGCTGCAACAGATTCCTGTTCACCCACcatcaccctcaccaccctcaTCACTCACTCTGATTCAGATCCTTATATCAAAATGTGGTGCCAGCGTGTCTGGCAATGCCAACCAGAAGATGACAGTAGCGACCTGTCTGATAGCACATCCAGTCTGTCTTCTGAGGAACCACTGAACGGTCCAATCCTTCCCGAGGACCTCCCAGTCCACCCAGACTCAGAGCCGATGAACTTACAGGACATTTGGGAGATCTTCGATAttcgagaagaagggggggCGTTCTTCCCGGTTCCCAGATCAcatctcctctctcttccaaAGGATTTGGGTACTATGACCGCGTGGATATTACCACCCACTAGCCAACTAGCTAACTATATGTCAGAAAGCGAGCTCGATAACCTGAAGACCTGCCACGACAGGCTGAGTACCCTCCTCAAATACTGTCTCCGGGCAGAGAGAGACGCCCGCAGAAGCGAAAAGGCCCGTACGGACCATTTGGGTCATCACTTTACCTTCTCACAAGCCGGCCAGTTACAACTCACCGCAACGAACCGCTGCAAAACCAAGGAGATAATCGGCCAGGCGGACTACGCAATATGGCAGGGCGACGAGTCGACGACCTCTGGTCTGATAGTCGCCGGgaccgaggacgagaaggatcTGGGGACGGTGAAACTGCGTTGTTTTGCGTATATGagtatgttttctttttttttcttctaaccatatttctatttctcggctctatactaatatacaGGCTGCAGGCATTGCGCGTAGCTTGCGCCAGCAAACCCCGAAAATTGTATACGGGATAGTCACGGACGGCAGCCTCTTTGAGTTTATGAGTATAGACAGCAACGGTAGGGTAAGCATTTAACTCACTCCAGTGGCACGGCTGTGCAGCTTGACTAACTGTCTAGGTTAATGGCTGGCGGCCCTGTACATCATGGAACAGCAAAACAGCCCCTGCAACCTATACCACGTTTCGGTTGGCCCTTCATCACCCTGCGACGCCACCGTGTGTACCGGCTGAGGAGCTCCAGTTGAAGGgcaaagacaaagaaattCCACCGTTtgagtattattattattatcgcGGATTGCTCACGGACTAGGGTGATATTTGATACTGTTTGGATTATTTGTCAGGATTTCAAAATATGTTGGCTTGCCATGAAGAATAAAATGATaagacgctagaccactacaccaaaagaccttgcaaggccggtggctagccagctatccCCAACATAAAATTCTTTCTGATAGAGGACACTTGACTAATTATGTAGATGAACTGCTCTAAGCAAGGAGCAACCACcatccctcctccttcgatATCTCCATCCAACTCGCAGACATTGGTCCCCCGGCTTCACTCTGGCTTCTCGTCTGGCGCTTTGCCCTCGAActactcccactcccacccccTCTACTCAAACCAgaatccctcctccgccaaaccTCAACCATAATCTCCCTCGCGCGCGCATAAGCAGGCATCCCACACTTCGCCCCAGCCCTCTCCATCCAGTGTAGCAAGAACTCGCGTCTCTCAGCTCCAATCGCCTCGCAACCCGCCATGAAGGCCGGCCACCCGGTTCCTGGGCCCTCGAGCCCATGATGTGCCAGTGCGGATTCAAAGTCGCGAATGGCGTCTATGATCTGCGTAACGTATCCCTGCAGGATACACGGGTTTACGGAACGGATTCGTCTGTAGAAGTACAGTACCAGCGCGGAGTTCAGGGCGCGGACCATTGGTTGCTGTAGTCTGTGGTGGATATTTAGggaaatattattattattcagTGCCTGTCCTCTCGACGTAAACGAACAAACCATGTCCTCCAGGTGCGCCGCGCGTTTCTGCAGCCCAACTAGTGCTTCATGCTGGACCTGCTGGCCCGCATGCACCCTATCAAGGACATTCGCGAGCCTCATCGTCTGGGACAGCAGGCTGAGCCAGGTCTCCGAGACCCCGTTTATCTGCATGTGCATGGCGCCGCTGAAGGTGCGTGAGTCCTCGAGGTGGATATCGTCGAGCCCAGCCTTGGCGTCTTTCAGCTCGTCGATGTTGAGGTCGTTGTCGTTGCGGGATTTGGTGGGTTCGATGCGGAGGAAGGTGTCTACTTGGGTGGATGGAGTTATGGGGTTGGTGTAGGATGATGAGGCTTGCAGTGTTGCTACTGGTGGAGGCTGGGCGATTGcgtcgtggaggaggaaagtaCTTTCTGTCAGGATGCGTATCCAGGTGTACatgtggtggaggaggcgggcACGGCGGGAGATGTAGGGCTTGACGAGCCCGCGCAGGCGGATGAGTGATTCGGTTGCCAGGAAGAGAGATCGCGTGTCGGTTTGTTTCTCGCAGAGTATCTGCAAACATTAGCAGGTGTCCTAATCTTGCTGGTCTATTGGGGTCATACGGCAAAGGTTGTCATGCTCAACAAGGCCATGAGCTGGTCTTTATACTTGGCCTTGCCTGGGCCCTGGAATTCCAGCTCCAGTGTCAGACGAAGAGCCTTCTGAGCAGTGGAATATGTCGTGGAGGCTAGGGTTTGCCACTGCTCGACAGAATAGGCCGTTGTGAATCGTGGATTTACCGAAAGGTGATATGCCGAGCAAGCAAGGATTGCATATAGATTCGCCAGCCTGGCTTGCTGGATAGTTCCTTGCCTGAGATATGTCAATTCAGACAGGGTATACGATGTCGTTGGGAGAAACATGATCGTCCACAACGACTTTTTGGTCGTCGGTAGCCAGATGATCTGGGGAATGAGATGGTCCTTGAAATGGCGCAACAACATCGGCGCTTCAGATAGTAGGTCAATGGAAGCAATCTGCTGTGACAGAAGCTGCTCCGGCGGACAGAATATTAAATCCATCCCAAACTCCTGCTCTCCCGTGGCTACAGGCAGTTCCAGAGGCGGCGAATCTAAATCGAATATATCCGCCCATTCGAGATATCCCTGGTCACCGAGGAAGTCAAGCCCAGGCGACATATCAACGGGGTCACTGAGCAGGTCCGTAAGGGCGCTCTGGTCCTCCATTTGCATTTGAGCATCAGGATCCATTACCTGCATATACGGCGGGGGCGCAGTAGACGCAGGAACAGACATGGGCGAGTCCGGCTTCAAGCTGAGATTCAGCACCCCAAACGGCCCAACCGCCATCCCCCCCTGATACTGGCTCTGTATATCCCTTGAGTGTGAATCAAGTTCTTCTAAAGAACTATTAATCGTACTATCAGCCAGTACATCGACCAGCGCTAAACTCATCTTTGCCCTTGCTTTTTCTACACCGGATAAATAAGGGACCCATACACATGTCCAACTTGGCTCACTCACCAGTATATAGATGGTTTCTGACGTTTGGACCAGCCGTCCTTGTCCCGAGGCTGTCGCTACACGGCGACTTCGATGAGGAGCTCATCCACCGTAGTTCAGAGGTATACCCATCGCACTGCACCTTGGCTGATTTGCATGTCTTGCAGACGGGATGGCCTTGGTCGCATTTGACGTGGCGTCTGCGGCATGTCTGGCATGCGCCTAGGATGTGTGATCGGCGAGGGCCAGTAGATTTCTTGTATGGTTCCGTGGTGGCCATGGTGCTCAGGTGCGAGGCTTCCACAGCGCCAACGTTGAACACGGGTGCTAGATATCTGGCTTACGGGACGGGAATTGTTTAAGTGCAAATGCAATCAGTGATAATGCGGGGAAGGAGTCAAAGACAGCCAAGAAGATAAGATCATGCTGTGGATTTTGCTGCATCGATGTGAGATAGCCCGACGTGGCACCGGAGTCGCCTTCCCGATTTAGAAAGGGGGGGGGGTCTtatcaaacaaaacaagaaaaatgCATTCCATCAAACCAACCTACTACAACGAATAATAGAATCTCCAAATCACCGTCTACACGGTCCTCACTCCCGCATTGACCAAGACAGCCTTAAacgccctcctctccttctcccccaGCAGCGCAAACGGCTTCCGCAGAGGCCCCGTGGGCTGCCCCCTAAGTTCCACGCCCGTCTTCACCGCAGCGGAATAGTTATACTCCTCCAGAAACTTGCAAACCGGCCAGATCCTGCTCCACAGTTCTCTGCCCTTGCGCAAGTCGTTCTGCGTGGTTAATGCCTCCCACAACTCAACAGCCAGCTCGGGGATGACATTCGCCGCACCCCAGATAACAGCTTCATTGCCTGCCGCGATGCCGTAGAATGTCAATCCGTCCCACCCGTTCATTGGGGAGATCTGCTGGCGCTGCGCACTGAACATCAATTCTGTGAAGTCTGGCGCATTGCCCGAGGTATCCTTTAGCCATCTCACACCAACAGCTGACAAGTCCGCAATCTGCTGGGTTGACAGGGTGAGACCGCTAGCCGCGGGGATATTATAGTAGACAATCGGGAGATTAGACGATTTGTGAATCGTATCCATAAGCTCATGAAGCTGCTCGTAGTTCAGCGGGTCGTAGTACGGCGGTACAACCATaagagcaccagcaccagccttGGCTGCGTGCACAGCGAGCTCAACAGCTTCAGAGGTCCTGGTGCTGCCGACGCCTGCTACAACAGGGCCTCGCCCGGCAGTGTATTTGATGACGGACTCGAGGAGTTCTTTGCGCTCGGCGAGGGAGAGCGTTGTGAATTCTCCGGTGCTGCCCCCCGGGACGAGGCCGTGCACGCCTGCGTTGAAAAGACGGTCGATGTGGGACTTTAGACGGCCCTGGTCGATGCTGAGGCCGTCGTCGGTAAATGGCGTTAtaagggcgacgaggatgccGGTTAACTTTGtgatggccatggctggTTGAGGCGAGGTTGATTGAGGCGAGATTGATTGATAGTGGTTGTTTGATGATGTATCTTTCATGAAGGGCATCCTCTTTATGTATACGCTGAATCTTGAGCACGGTGTAAGTTACCTTCCAACTCGGTCAACCTTGTCGGTCTTGTCGATTGGCTTCATTGCTCGTCGTCTGCTCTGTATAGCTGCATGGTCTCCCAATCGGGAAGGTAACCATCCCCGACAGGAATGTTTCTCCAGATCTGCATACTATATTGATAAGATATGACACCATTTCTACGATTAATTACTTGCCTAATCTGGCATACGAAGACAGCAAAGGAAGGTAACCGTGAGTAGCAGACAGTCATAAGCCGGCAATCGTAGCCCTAGAATCGCCCACACAGCTTCACCAGAGAGACAATACTCCCGTCCACTTGAATCTGCAACATGTCAGACCTGTTCGTCAATCGTACTACTCCCAATGGCCACAAATACCAGCAGCCAACgggcctcttcatcaacaatgaATTCGTCAAGTCGACAAGCGGGCTAACCATAACATCAATCGACCCAGCGTAAGCACCAGGCCCTTCTATCAGTGTCATTGCTAACTGTCCACAGCACTGAAGCGGAAATCGCAACAGTGCACGCTGCCGGCGCCAACGACGTTGACAAGGCTGTCCAAGCCGCACAGGCAGCATTCAAAGCTCCATCCTGG
This is a stretch of genomic DNA from Aspergillus puulaauensis MK2 DNA, chromosome 8, nearly complete sequence. It encodes these proteins:
- a CDS encoding uncharacterized protein (COG:S;~EggNog:ENOG410PXK8;~InterPro:IPR021858), with translation MQCDATRPVCNRCTRFGRTCPGYPDTFAFKSFDGVSNRLSSVPESDSTLQMEPRTDQDALASVANVDLQLHTAYPPSLPQYIPTTCTDSSSLAFFFHHHVLIVDKSPCGGHLAFLPEFYQEKETVPCLRHAILSIGYLSLFKTHRSRIFWVQAARNYSAALAALAAAIETTESAVRDEVFASALFLSMFTDLDSTQRTRVNAHIPGVYALIQARGTASLSGKYARRLLAWAFNQLQTQAMANNEYGYSYFPSLFQDIHRPDSVCRAISLVNAISGFCQSTTDAKNLQGSRSTFAADAENVLNEIVRWEQSLPGHWKRQLQEMKRTDIPCTERVSSLNTWTACFLALINSSILTFYIQYLDLCASSLPYCDAVIEPNLPFYHSNIPQRIADSINIICSSVRYTLGDFNASLQFQPLEHVSHGVTYNLHWPTSLVSNCPFASPDQVSLCTEALRHTEGT
- a CDS encoding uncharacterized protein (COG:S;~EggNog:ENOG410PMZJ;~InterPro:IPR038921;~SECRETED:SignalP(1-17)) → MKLPAIALLLSATLVTATKEPLQNANHIFNSIHASMRQFGSSLHHNGMSFFLATVPQGIPLYHGSASPDLLKDVGWMAFEPEHAMVFARPSRGRRSQDISPGQTDQVPLAASGGTAEEGSFGFLHTYRTAKDLRLVYIDGTSTGKSRIGTLDSQDRILFNDTIAGGVGMEEQRARTVCHIAKDSWQGRIDGVVRMAAGFEIILCDPEVNLVSVRVMAVKGQDRDKDKDSHDTRSKNKDGKGKGKPRGKGKPAELMRAVTSRFHGIGGERVRLNYDHFVTAYTHHLDLCPSESKGPRLQHLSTESLEPLRDNLTNLVMEHEVNAGTVNWQAIADLVVDKYAPLLRGLLRKNKHHHQKVNAGLEITRIMAPFDGSDIDESVSLCATQFVSMPDGNSSLAHRAIYTVSHRICSTLLELRDEMDKEVVSSAIRELMAYLDWTAWKECRGCKDTEFCAVPIWPQGSQEDYERPKCQKFTKAYGAGGDYWGPVWN
- a CDS encoding carboxylesterase/lipase family protein (COG:I;~EggNog:ENOG410PVER;~InterPro:IPR002018,IPR029058;~MEROPS:MER0030934;~PFAM:PF00135,PF00326;~SECRETED:SignalP(1-23)): MMVPYSWTALALALSASFIPAHAQLYDKVIRTEYGPVKGYSYFNQSTLEENWGVSESNVAAFLSIPFAADTSYTNRWKPPQPREPWNETYIADTWGPGCPTSHATDYSEDCLTVNIWTGADSASDKLPVVVYNQGSDEPSNDPVYYGGGLARKGVVAVTFNRRDDVFGYLAHPELNAESVDRNGHSSSGNYGILDFLELLHWVQRNIEHFGGDPSRVTIVGQSFGSAQVYHAVNSKLFKGLFHAAIAESGVRYPYDTLLAGLADSYVTMPKAIENGINYTAAHNASSIEELRQLSTEEILVGSGDRTTSADYWWVTALSTMYPLIYKPVLDGYVLPEKYIDSLRNGPANDVPFITGNNKDESGAALSTNYSAAEYKTYCTLKYGNLSQEYFTLYPGRNITEASLAWNAAARDTSLASSWAFARDWAKSASSPFYTYYWDHAPPSQDQGAYHASELYYALDTLYASSNDHAWTWYDYHVAEIMSSYWVNFAKTGDPNLGGTYPFENLTHWAPVDGESQTVFHVGQGFGDVPLAKPRQVDLILKYFAQQTPY
- a CDS encoding uncharacterized protein (COG:S;~EggNog:ENOG410PHC5;~InterPro:IPR021858;~PFAM:PF11951) yields the protein MSLALVDVLADSTINSSLEELDSHSRDIQSQYQGGMAVGPFGVLNLSLKPDSPMSVPASTAPPPYMQVMDPDAQMQMEDQSALTDLLSDPVDMSPGLDFLGDQGYLEWADIFDLDSPPLELPVATGEQEFGMDLIFCPPEQLLSQQIASIDLLSEAPMLLRHFKDHLIPQIIWLPTTKKSLWTIMFLPTTSYTLSELTYLRQGTIQQARLANLYAILACSAYHLSVNPRFTTAYSVEQWQTLASTTYSTAQKALRLTLELEFQGPGKAKYKDQLMALLSMTTFAILCEKQTDTRSLFLATESLIRLRGLVKPYISRRARLLHHMYTWIRILTESTFLLHDAIAQPPPVATLQASSSYTNPITPSTQVDTFLRIEPTKSRNDNDLNIDELKDAKAGLDDIHLEDSRTFSGAMHMQINGVSETWLSLLSQTMRLANVLDRVHAGQQVQHEALVGLQKRAAHLEDMVCSFTSRGQALNNNNISLNIHHRLQQPMVRALNSALVLYFYRRIRSVNPCILQGYVTQIIDAIRDFESALAHHGLEGPGTGWPAFMAGCEAIGAERREFLLHWMERAGAKCGMPAYARAREIMVEVWRRRDSGLSRGGGSGSSSRAKRQTRSQSEAGGPMSASWMEISKEEGWWLLLA
- a CDS encoding dihydrodipicolinate synthase family protein (COG:E;~EggNog:ENOG410PNE3;~InterPro:IPR002220,IPR020624,IPR013785;~PFAM:PF00701;~go_function: GO:0003824 - catalytic activity [Evidence IEA];~go_function: GO:0016829 - lyase activity [Evidence IEA]), translating into MAITKLTGILVALITPFTDDGLSIDQGRLKSHIDRLFNAGVHGLVPGGSTGEFTTLSLAERKELLESVIKYTAGRGPVVAGVGSTRTSEAVELAVHAAKAGAGALMVVPPYYDPLNYEQLHELMDTIHKSSNLPIVYYNIPAASGLTLSTQQIADLSAVGVRWLKDTSGNAPDFTELMFSAQRQQISPMNGWDGLTFYGIAAGNEAVIWGAANVIPELAVELWEALTTQNDLRKGRELWSRIWPVCKFLEEYNYSAAVKTGVELRGQPTGPLRKPFALLGEKERRAFKAVLVNAGVRTV